TTGCGTCCAATGGCGTCGGCGATGGAACCCCACACAAATGCGCCGATGGCCATGCCCAGCAGATTGGCAGTGCCGATCCAGGCTGCCTGCGCCGGTTCGAGATCCCAGTGGCTGGACAGAAGAGGAATCAGGACGCCGTTCAGCGTCACGTCCCAGGCATCGAACATGAAGCCCAGGCCACCGATAATGAAGATCCGTCCCTGGACCTTCCATTTCCAGGGCAGATCCTGAACCACCTGGTCACCCGTGGGCAGGGTGTTCGTTGTTGTCATGGGAATGGCCTTCCAGGCGGCGGATGCGGGGAGTGGCCGGGCCTCGCGGCAGGTCCGAAAGAACTGTACATCGCGGGCTGGACGATGTGGGAAACAGGAAGTGAACCCAGCTGCCGGCCCGCGCGGTGCAGCAGCGGAGATCAGGGGCAGCTAATTTCCGGGCCCAGCGGCTTCCGGTGAGATCCGCTTCGGGGTAGGTAGTTGGGCCAGCACATTCGGGTGTTTCTTGTTTATTCTCCCGTATCCGAAGCGCCCCATTAAGTGACATGAATCACTAAACTAGAAGACATGTACTACTTATCCGCTCCCGATCGGGGCAGCACCAATCCGGGTTTAGCCTCCGTGGCGGTCGGTAAACGCTGCGGTCCGCCGTCAAACACATTGGGGTCGGCCCTCGAACTGGACCCGGAGACTGGGGAAGTGGACGCGGCCGGGCTGGAGGCCGCCGAAGTGGACCCCGCCGAAGTGGACGCGGCCGAAGTGGACGCGGCTGAATCCGCGCTCAGAGTGCAGCTGATCGATCACATCCGGGCGCTGGAGGAACTCAAGGGGAGTATCTGTGCTGCGCAGGCGCGTGCGGCCGCCGTTTTTGACGAATCGTCCAGGCGCAGCCAGTCTCGTGCGGGGGTGAAAAGGGGTCAACTTGGCCGGGGTGTAGCGGCGCAGATCGCGCTGGCCCGGCGCGAATCCCCGAACAAGGGCGCCCGGTTGCTTGGGCTGGCGCGAATCCTCAGCACGGAGATGCCGCATACCCTGCGTGCGTTGAGCCGCGGTGCCATCAGCGAATGGCGGGCCACCATTCTGGTGCGGGAGACCGCGTGCCTGAGACTGGTTGATCGGCAGAAGGTGGACGAGCTGGTCGCCGGGGACCAGGAGCGGCTGGCGCAGCTTGGAGACCGCAAACTGATTGCCGCGATCAAGTCCGTGTCCTACGGATTGGATCCGCACAGCGTGGTCAACCGTGCCGCAAAGGCTGCTTCGGATCGGTTTGTTTCATGCCGCCCGGCACCGGACACCATGGCGTACGTGACCGCGCTGCTGCCGGTAGCCCAGGGTGTGGGAGTGATGGCCGCGTTGATGCGCACGGCCGATCGGGCCCGTGCCGCCGGAGATCCCCGCTCAAAGGGTCAGGTTATGGCCGACACCTTCGTCGAACTGCTGACGGGCCAGGAACGGGCTGAGGATCTGCGGGTGGAAGTGCAGCTGATCATGACGGACAGGACTCTGCTGCATGGCGTCCTTCCGCCCGTCGTCTCCCGTCACAGTGGTACCGGAGACAGCGATGCCGATCATTCCGGTGATTCACCCAGGACAGTCCGTGGCCGGCCGGGTGGATCGGCTCAGTCCTTCGTTCCTGACGGTGCGGAACCTGCCGTGCTGACCGGGTACGGAATTGTCCCCGCACAGTGGGCGCGGGATCTGATCCGAAGGGACGGCAGCAGCGCAGCCCCGCAACGGCTCCGGCCTAGCCGAAGAGCACCACGCACGGAGGTGTGGCTTCGCCGGCTCTACGCGGCACCGGACACCGGCCGCCTCACTGCCATGGACTCCCGTGCCCGGCTGGTTCCGGACGGTTTGGCGCGGCTGATCGCTGCACGCGATCAGATCTGCCGGACGCCGTGGTGCGGGGCGCCGATCCGGCATTATGACCACATCAAACCCTTCCGCGAGGGAGGTCCCACCAGCGCAGAAAACATTCAGGGGCTATGCGAGGCCTGCAACCAGGCCAAAGAAGCACCAGGTTGGACAGCCCGGTGCGAAGAAGCGCCCGGAGCACCCGGAGCACCCGGAGCGCTCGCCGACAACAACGGGACGGGCCGGCACAGCGTCACAATCACCACGCCAACGGGCCACATTTACCGCTCCACCGCACCGCCGCTTCCAGGCACGACAGGTGCAGTGTCATGATCCGGCAGACCCCAGCCGTGTTAAGCCAGTCTTGGCTTCACACTCTGCCCGGCAGGACGCCGTGACCTAAACTGTAGCCACCGACACACTCTTTCTTTGGAGATATTGCGTGAGCTCTCAGCCGCTGAACCGTGTACCAATCCGCCGGGCCCTGATCTCGGTCTATGACAAGACCGGCTTGACGGAATTGGCTCAGGGCCTTTCCGCCGCCGGGGTGGCCATCGTGTCCACCGGTTCAACTGCCAAGCAGATTGCTGCTGCGGGCGTTCCCGTCACTGAAGTCTCCGAGGTCACCGGCTTTGCAGAATGCCTGGACGGGCGGGTCAAGACACTGCATCCCCGCGTCCACGCCGGCATCCTGGCTGACCGCCGCCGGGAGGACCACGTGGCGCAGCTCGAGGAAATGGAAATTGAACCCTTCGATCTGGTGGTGGTGAACCTCTACCCCTTCGTGGAGACCGTGAAGTCCGGCGCCAGCCAGGATGAGGTTGTGGAACAGATCGACATCGGAGGACCGTCCATGGTCCGTGCCGCCGCCAAAAACCACCCGTCCGTAGCCGTCGTCGTGGACCCGGCCAAGTACAGCGACGTGGTCACGGCGGCTGCCGAAGGCGGCTTTGACCTGGACCAGCGCCGCCGCCTTGCAGCGGAAGCCTTCGCCTCCACCGCCGCCTATGACACCGCCGTGGCGGCCTGGACTGCCGAGCAGTTTGGTGACGGAACCGAGGAAGGCGCCACCTGGCCCGCCTACACGGGTCTGGCACTGGAGCGGTCCGAGGTGCTGCGCTACGGCGAAAATCCGCACCAGGCCGCTGCCCTCTACGCGGACAAGAGTGCACAGCCGGGCGTGGCCCAGGCGGACCAGCTGCACGGCAAGGCCATGTCCTACAACAATTACGTCGACGCCGATGCCGCACTGCGCGCCGCGTTCGACTTTGACGAGCCAGCCGTCGCCGTCGTCAAGCATGCGAACCCTTGCGGCGTGGCAGTGGCCTCGGGGGACGCCGCCGACCCCATTGCCGATGCCCATGCCAAGGCACATGCCTGCGACCCGGTTTCGGCCTTCGGCGGCGTGATCGCGGCCAACCGCACCGTCACCGCCGGCATGGCCAACACGGTCAAGGACATCTTCACCGAGGTGGTTATCGCACCGGACTTCGACGCTGAAGCCGTGGAGATCCTCTCCGCCAAGAAGAACATCCGCCTGCTGACCCTGCCGGACGGTTACGGCCGCAGTGCTGCCGAATTCCGGCAGGTCTCCGGCGGCATGCTGATCCAGAAGTCGGACAAGATGCAGGCAGAAGGGGACAGCCCGGAGAACTGGACGCTGGTTTCAGGCCCGGCTGCCGATGATGCCACGCTGGCAGACCTTGCCTTTGCCTGGACTGCCGTGCGTGCCGCGAAGTCCAACGCCATCCTGCTGGCGGACAACGGTGCCTCAGTGGGAGTGGGCATGGGCCAGGTCAACCGGGTGGATTCCTGCCGGCTCGCCGTGGAGCGGGCCAACACCCTGGGCGGACCCGGGGAGGAGCGGGCCCGCGGTTCCGTGGCGGCCTCGGATGCGTTCTTCCCGTTCGCCGACGGCCTGCAGATCCTGATTGACGCCGGCGTCCGCGCCGTGGTCCAGCCCGGCGGATCCATCCGCGACAACGAGGTCATCGAAGCAGCAAACGCTGCCGGCGTCACCATGTACTTCACCGGGGCACGCCACTTCTTCCATTAAGCACTGCGCCGGCACTGCCATTAGCGGGCGCTGAAACGCGGGACGGTGCAGGTAATGCGCCGTCCCGCAGTTTAGGGCGCAGATAGTGCGCTGTGGCATAGTGGGACTCAAATACAAGCCAAAAAGACGGGTTCCGTCATGCCACAAGACATGTCCGGCGCCCACCAACACACAAGGAGACCGTGTGGCTGAGAAAATCAAGGTTGTGGGTTCTGTAGTAGAACTCGACGGCGACGAGATGACCCGCATCATCTGGCAGTTCATCAAGGATCGCCTGATCAACCCGTACCTGGACGTAGACCTGAAGTACTACGACCTCTCCATTCAGAACCGCGATGCAACCGATGACCAGGTCACCATTGACGCTGCCAACGCCATCAAGGAACACGGCGTAGGCGTCAAGTGCGCCACCATCACCCCCGACGAAGCACGCGTCGAGGAATTCGGCCTGAAGAAGATGTGGGTCTCCCCGAACGGAACCATCCGCAACATCCTGGGCGGCGTGGTCTTCCGCGAACCGATCATCATCTCCAACATCCCGCGCCTGGTCCCGGGCTGGAACAAGCCGATCATCATCGGCCGCCACGCCCACGGCGACCAGTACAAGGCCACGAACTTCAAGGTTCCCGGTGCCGGTACCCTGACGCTGACCTACACGCCGGCCGACGGCAGCGAAGAAATCAAGCAGCAGGTTGTTACGTACAACGAAGATGGCGGCGTCGCCATGGGTATGTACAACTTCAACGATTCCATCAAGGACTTCGCCCGCGCTTCCTTCGCCTACGGCCTGCAGCGCAACTACCCGGTGTACCTCTCCACGAAGAACACCATCCTGAAGGCCTACGACGGCCAGTTCAAGGACCTGTTCCAGGAAGTCTTCGACGCCGAGTTCAAGGACCAGTTCGAAGCAGCCGGCCTCACCTACGAGCACCGCCTGATCGATGACATGGTTGCCTCCGCGATGAAGTGGGAAGGCGGCTACGTCTGGGCCTGCAAGAACTACGACGGCGACGTCCAGTCCGACACCGTTGCACAGGGCTTCGGCTCGCTGGGCCTGATGACCTCCGTGCTGATGACCCCGGACGGCAAGACCGTTGAGGCCGAAGCTGCACACGGCACGGTGACCCGTCACTACCGCCAGCACCAGCAGGGCAAGCCCACCTCCACGAACCCGATCGCCTCGATCTTCGCGTGGACCCGTGGCCTGATGCACCGCGGCAAGCTGGATAACACCCCCGAGGTCATCAACTTCGCCGAGACCCTTGAAGACGTTGTCATCAAGACGGTCGAGTCCGGCAAGATGACCAAGGACCTGGCTGCACTGGTTGGCCCGGACCAGGCATACCTGACCACCGAGGAATTCCTCGCTGAGCTGGATGCCAACCTGAAGACCCGCCTGGGCTAATACTCAGCATTTTCAGCGACGACGGCGCCCCACCTTTCGCAGGTGGGGCGCCGTCGTCGTTCAGGTCAGGGCTTCGCTAAATGCCGGAGCCCTGGTCGCCCGAGGAGCCGGAGCCGGAGGAACCGGAGCCCATGGAGCCGCCGGACGATCCCGAGCCCACGGACCCGGAGCTGCTCGAGGTTGACGAGGTCACCGACTCGGAGCTGGACTGGCCGCTGATAGTGTTCTCGTCCTTGTAGGAGGAGGACACCTCAATCTTGCGCGGTTTGGCCCGCTCGCTGACCGGAATCAGGACGCTGAGCACACCGTTCTCGTACTTGGCGGAGATGCCGTCAATATCGATTCCCTGCCCAAGGTTGAGCTGGCGCAGGAAGGTGCCGGATTCCCGTTCCCGGGTCAGCCAGGTGACGGTGTCGGAAGCCTGGATGGTGCGCTCTGCCCGGATGGTCAGCAGCTGGCCGTCCACATCCACGTCAACCGAGCCCGGATCGATGCCCGGAAGATCGGCATTCAGGATGTAGTGGTCGCCCTCGCGGTAAAGATCGATGGGCATCAGCCGCAGCCGCTGCCGGGGATCCAGCAGGGCTCCTGCCATCCGGTCAAGCTCGCGGAACGGATCGAACTTCATGGCCATTATCATCAACTCCTTTTACGCCCACCTGCTGGGCAGGCGAATCATTTTTCGGAACTTCAGAAGGGTCGATAACTTGAGTCACCTCGACTCAAGGATGAAATTAGGTTAGCACTCACCCTTAATGAGTGCCAGAACCAACCACGAAAAAAGACTCGAGCAGTCCAGAATTGGTGATGGCGGGCGGTGTGGCCCGTTAATCGACCGGCCATTCGTGGACAGGAGCATTGGAATGCATGTTTTCCCAGTATTTCCGGGTGAGCTCAGCCAGCGCGGCCCTGCGTTCCATGCCCTCGCTCTCCAGCCGGCGCAGGTACGAGATCTGCCACGAGGCCCCGTTCTGCTCGGTGCGGGCGCGTTCGCGGATAACATCCAGATAGCGCTCGATCAGCTCCTGATCCACCCCCAGTTCGCGGAGTCCCAGGGCAGCCTGAGGAACCAGATGCCTGATGACCAGTTCAGCGACGGGAATTTCGCCGATGCCGGGCCAATAGACCGTTGCTTCCAAACCATTGCGGGCGCAGGACAAAAAGTTGTCTGCGGCGCTCTTGAAGGCGAGCCTGGTCCACAACGGCCGTTCGGCCGTGCGCAGATGCTGGACCATGCCGTAAAAGAAGGCGGCGTTGGCCACCACATCAAGGACCGTGGGACCGGCGGGGAGGACCCGGTTTTCCAAGCGGAGATTGGGCGTGTGCTCGCCGGGGTCATAAATCGGCCGGTTCCACCTGTAGACCGTGCCGTTGTGCAGGCGAAGCTCCGGGAGAAGCGGCGCGCCGGCCGGGGTGGAACCTCCGCTGCTGCGTGAGAGTTCCGGAAGCAGTGCGGGAAAATACCGCACGTTCTCTTCGAAGAGATCAAAGATTGAGGTGATCCACCGTTCCCCAAACCAAACCCGGGGGCGGACGCCCTGATTGCGCATCTCCGGCGGGCGGGTATCGATGGCCTGCTTGAAGAGTTCCACGCGGGTCTCATGCCACAGGATGTGTTCCATAAAGATGGGGGAGTTGGCCGCAAGGGCAATTTGCGGTGCAGCAATGATCTGGGCGGCGTTCCAAGCGGGGGCGAAGTCCTCCGGGCTCACTTCCAGATGCAGCTGCACCGAGGTGCACGCTGCTTCAGGAGCAATGTTCTTGGCGTAGAAGGCCAGCGATTCCTCCCCGCGGAGATCAATATGCACGTCTTCACCGCGGGCCTGAAGCACCGAAGTGTTCAGCGCGGCGTAGCGCTTGCCGGCGCTTAGCCATTCCTTGTTCTCCAGCAGATTGGGGCGCAGCGTCGGCAGAATGCCGGTCATGAGGATTTCGGTTTTGACCTCCGCCGCCCTGGCATCAGCCCGGTTGAGCTGCATCCGCAGGCTGTCCTCAAGCTCCCTCAGGCCGGAACCGCCAACGGCCAGCGCCGGATGGTTCATTTCGATGTTGAAGGCGCCGATTTCGGTCTGGAATGCGGGATCGGCAATCTGCTCCAGCACGGCTGCATTGCGCAGCGCGGGGGAGAAATCCTGGTTTGTCAGGTTCAACTCCAGCTCGAGACCGATGCTGGCGGTATCAGCGAATGACGCCGTTGAGAGGTATCCGGCAAATCGGTCGAGGTTTTCAAGGAGCCGCTGGCGGTACCTCGTCCGCTGCTCCCTGCTGTACGTTTTATTGTTGACTTCGGCGCCCATCGTCTGAAGATAACCATGGGCGCCGAAGGATGTATAGCGTGGGCCGAGAGATGAGACGAATTGGCGCGGCCCGCCAAACGGCATCCCCTTGGGGTCAGGACTGCAGCAGGCCCTTCAGGACGTTGGAGGTACGCTGCATTTCGCCGTGCTGAGCGCCCATCACAATGACAGCTCCCGAAAAGACGGGAATGCACCACTGGACTACTTTCAGCTGCCGCTGGGCTGACTGCAGTTCCTTGGAGGTGCCGGGGTTTGGCTCGGTGGCACCGGCAGCGCCTTCTTCGGAGTACTTGTCAACCTTCCGCCCCAGCAACCCGGCGTAGAAGGTTGCCAGTGCCCCGACAACGGTCACGGCGGTCTTATAGACGGTGAGGGTACCCACGCCGTCCTGCTTGGCAACGCGGCCCTTGTTCTCTCCGATGATGGCCAACCCAGCCAAAAAGTGGCCAATGATGGCGGCCGACTGCAGCGGAGCCCATTTTTTCCATCCCAGGCTGGAAAGCCGGGTGCGCTCCGCGGGGTCCTTGGCTTCTGCTGCGGCGCCGTTGAGGCCGACTGCCCCCATCAGCGAACCGCCGAACCAGGCGCCTGCCGTGAGGTCATGCACGGACCGGGCAAACAAATTTCCTGCCACTGGAATCTCCCTTTGATGTCGGATTTCGCACGGTCGAACCTGTCGGCTCGAAGCAGTTGCCGCCCAGGGGTTGGGCGGGCGGCAGCCGTCCGGCCAGCGAATCATGCAGTCACGAACAAGCACAAGGGCAACCGCATCAATCGGTACTAAGGCGGCTTAGTTCCACTTTACTTGCTTATACTAAGTGTGCTTATGATTGGGGCAGCCAGTAGAGAAGATCCTCTTCTACAGGATTCTGATTCTTCATCCATAGCGATTCAGGAGAAAGAGTGACGATGACAGACAACGTATGGCCCAAAGAAGGAAGCCACGCCGCCAGCCCGATGCAGGGCGGACCGGCTGACACCAAGTCCGCGAAAGCGGGAGCGGCCAAAGACGAGGCTGCCGGAGTTGCCCGGGATGCTGCCGGCAGCGCTCAGCATGTAGCAGAAACCGCTAAGTCGGAAGCAGCCGGAGTTGCTTCTGAAGCAGCAGCAAGCGCCAAGGACCTTCTGAATCAGGCGCGCAGCGACCTCACGGAGCAGGCCGGCGCCCAGCAGCAGAAGGTAGCCGAAGGTCTGCGCACCATGGCGGGCGAATTGCAGTCCATGGCAGACAACTCCGACCAGTCCGGCGTGGCCACTGATCTGGTCCGTCAGGCGGCGGACCGTTCATCATCAGTCGCCTCCTGGCTGGACAACCGCACTCCCGGCTCGCTGGTTGACGAGGTCAAGGGCTTCGCGCGGCAGCGTCCGGTTGCCTTCCTTGCCCTTGCCGCGGGCGCCGGTTTCCTTGCGGGCCGCATAAACAAGGGCCTGAGTGCCGGAGTGCCGGATTCAGCCGCAGCACACCCGGCTGCAGGGACCCGTCCCGCCGGAACCGTCAGTACCCCGGAAACGATCTACCCGCCCGAGCCCCCCGTGCAGCCCACTTACGCGGCAGGCACGGGCGACGTAAATCCCGGCGGTGTTGTCGATGATCCTTTCACCACGGAACCCACCGTTCCGGCAGGATTGCCCCCGGTATCCGATGATCAGCTGCCCGGTGCCGGAACCCGCGGAACCCAGGCCAATGATCCGTTTAGCGGTGGTCGGCACTGATGAGTACCGAAATCCCCGAACCGCCCCCCACCAAAGCCGAAACCACCTCCCTGGGTGACCTCCTTGGCCAAGTGACCGCTGATATGTCGACCCTCATGCGCCAGGAAGTTGAGCTGGCCAAGGTTGAACTGAAGCAGTCAGCCACCAAGGCAGGAAAGGGAGCAGGCATGTTCGCCGGCGCCGCACTTGCCGGATATTTCGTCCTGCTGTTTCTGTCCATCACCCTCTGGCAGGCGCTCGGCGACCTGATCGGCCTTGGCTGGTCGGCGCTCGTCGTTGCCGTGATCTGGGCAATCGTCGCAGCCATTCTGGCCATGCGCGGCCGCACGGAAATGCGGAAGATCAAAGGCATGCCGCAGACCTCGGAGACGCTGCAGGAAATTCCCGGAACCCTGAAACCGAATGAGGACGCACGATGAGCGAAAATCCCGACGCAATACGCGCAGACATTGAAGAAACCCGCCGCCGGCTCGGAAGCAACGTGGATGCCGTGGCCGATAAGGTGACCCCGTCCCACATTGTCCAGCGACAGACGGACAAGGTGAAGGATGCGGTGTTCGGTGTGAAGGACAAAGTGATGGGAGCAGCAGATCAGATGACTGACAAAGTACAGTCCGGTACAGGTACGGCATCGGACGGCATGAGCCGCGCAGGCTCCGCAGTGGGCGATGCCCCGCACAAGCTTGCAGGCAAAGCCCAGGGCAACCCGATGGCGGCAGGGCTCATTGCCTTCGGCGCCGGACTGCTGGCAGCCTCCCTTATTCCTGCCAGCGAGAAGGAACGCGTCGCTGCGGACAACCTGAAGACAGCGGCGGAGCCCCTGACCAACCAGGTTGCCGACGCGGCCAAGAACGTTGCCCAG
This genomic interval from Arthrobacter sunyaminii contains the following:
- a CDS encoding HNH endonuclease, which translates into the protein MDAAGLEAAEVDPAEVDAAEVDAAESALRVQLIDHIRALEELKGSICAAQARAAAVFDESSRRSQSRAGVKRGQLGRGVAAQIALARRESPNKGARLLGLARILSTEMPHTLRALSRGAISEWRATILVRETACLRLVDRQKVDELVAGDQERLAQLGDRKLIAAIKSVSYGLDPHSVVNRAAKAASDRFVSCRPAPDTMAYVTALLPVAQGVGVMAALMRTADRARAAGDPRSKGQVMADTFVELLTGQERAEDLRVEVQLIMTDRTLLHGVLPPVVSRHSGTGDSDADHSGDSPRTVRGRPGGSAQSFVPDGAEPAVLTGYGIVPAQWARDLIRRDGSSAAPQRLRPSRRAPRTEVWLRRLYAAPDTGRLTAMDSRARLVPDGLARLIAARDQICRTPWCGAPIRHYDHIKPFREGGPTSAENIQGLCEACNQAKEAPGWTARCEEAPGAPGAPGALADNNGTGRHSVTITTPTGHIYRSTAPPLPGTTGAVS
- the purH gene encoding bifunctional phosphoribosylaminoimidazolecarboxamide formyltransferase/IMP cyclohydrolase, producing the protein MSSQPLNRVPIRRALISVYDKTGLTELAQGLSAAGVAIVSTGSTAKQIAAAGVPVTEVSEVTGFAECLDGRVKTLHPRVHAGILADRRREDHVAQLEEMEIEPFDLVVVNLYPFVETVKSGASQDEVVEQIDIGGPSMVRAAAKNHPSVAVVVDPAKYSDVVTAAAEGGFDLDQRRRLAAEAFASTAAYDTAVAAWTAEQFGDGTEEGATWPAYTGLALERSEVLRYGENPHQAAALYADKSAQPGVAQADQLHGKAMSYNNYVDADAALRAAFDFDEPAVAVVKHANPCGVAVASGDAADPIADAHAKAHACDPVSAFGGVIAANRTVTAGMANTVKDIFTEVVIAPDFDAEAVEILSAKKNIRLLTLPDGYGRSAAEFRQVSGGMLIQKSDKMQAEGDSPENWTLVSGPAADDATLADLAFAWTAVRAAKSNAILLADNGASVGVGMGQVNRVDSCRLAVERANTLGGPGEERARGSVAASDAFFPFADGLQILIDAGVRAVVQPGGSIRDNEVIEAANAAGVTMYFTGARHFFH
- a CDS encoding NADP-dependent isocitrate dehydrogenase codes for the protein MAEKIKVVGSVVELDGDEMTRIIWQFIKDRLINPYLDVDLKYYDLSIQNRDATDDQVTIDAANAIKEHGVGVKCATITPDEARVEEFGLKKMWVSPNGTIRNILGGVVFREPIIISNIPRLVPGWNKPIIIGRHAHGDQYKATNFKVPGAGTLTLTYTPADGSEEIKQQVVTYNEDGGVAMGMYNFNDSIKDFARASFAYGLQRNYPVYLSTKNTILKAYDGQFKDLFQEVFDAEFKDQFEAAGLTYEHRLIDDMVASAMKWEGGYVWACKNYDGDVQSDTVAQGFGSLGLMTSVLMTPDGKTVEAEAAHGTVTRHYRQHQQGKPTSTNPIASIFAWTRGLMHRGKLDNTPEVINFAETLEDVVIKTVESGKMTKDLAALVGPDQAYLTTEEFLAELDANLKTRLG
- a CDS encoding Hsp20/alpha crystallin family protein, with the translated sequence MAMKFDPFRELDRMAGALLDPRQRLRLMPIDLYREGDHYILNADLPGIDPGSVDVDVDGQLLTIRAERTIQASDTVTWLTRERESGTFLRQLNLGQGIDIDGISAKYENGVLSVLIPVSERAKPRKIEVSSSYKDENTISGQSSSESVTSSTSSSSGSVGSGSSGGSMGSGSSGSGSSGDQGSGI
- a CDS encoding glutamate--cysteine ligase; the encoded protein is MGAEVNNKTYSREQRTRYRQRLLENLDRFAGYLSTASFADTASIGLELELNLTNQDFSPALRNAAVLEQIADPAFQTEIGAFNIEMNHPALAVGGSGLRELEDSLRMQLNRADARAAEVKTEILMTGILPTLRPNLLENKEWLSAGKRYAALNTSVLQARGEDVHIDLRGEESLAFYAKNIAPEAACTSVQLHLEVSPEDFAPAWNAAQIIAAPQIALAANSPIFMEHILWHETRVELFKQAIDTRPPEMRNQGVRPRVWFGERWITSIFDLFEENVRYFPALLPELSRSSGGSTPAGAPLLPELRLHNGTVYRWNRPIYDPGEHTPNLRLENRVLPAGPTVLDVVANAAFFYGMVQHLRTAERPLWTRLAFKSAADNFLSCARNGLEATVYWPGIGEIPVAELVIRHLVPQAALGLRELGVDQELIERYLDVIRERARTEQNGASWQISYLRRLESEGMERRAALAELTRKYWENMHSNAPVHEWPVD
- a CDS encoding phage holin family protein yields the protein MSTEIPEPPPTKAETTSLGDLLGQVTADMSTLMRQEVELAKVELKQSATKAGKGAGMFAGAALAGYFVLLFLSITLWQALGDLIGLGWSALVVAVIWAIVAAILAMRGRTEMRKIKGMPQTSETLQEIPGTLKPNEDAR
- a CDS encoding DUF3618 domain-containing protein, which encodes MSENPDAIRADIEETRRRLGSNVDAVADKVTPSHIVQRQTDKVKDAVFGVKDKVMGAADQMTDKVQSGTGTASDGMSRAGSAVGDAPHKLAGKAQGNPMAAGLIAFGAGLLAASLIPASEKERVAADNLKTAAEPLTNQVADAAKNVAQGLKEPAQEAMENVKATATEAAQNVQQEGQSAAGDVKNKAADAKDNVRGT